CTTCCACCACTGCCCCGACGCGCCGCCCGGCTTTCCGTCCAGGCCCACCTTGGTGGGGATGAAGCCGTTGTTCGCGCGCGTCCGCTCCTTCCAGGCATCCACGTATTCCAGGAGCCAGCGCCGGTATTTCTCCCGGCCCGTCAGCATGAAGGCGTTCAACGCCAGGTTGGTGGCGGAGAGGTTCAGGTGGCTGTCCCCCACGCTGTCCTTGTAGTCCTGGCAGTGGGCCAGCATCTTGGGATAGTGGGCCGCGAAGTCCAACATCCGCGCCAGTCCGGCCGAGCTGTGCAGGAAATGGAATCGGCCGCGAACGGGGTCCCCCACCCAATCGTAGACCGTGGGCTCCCTCAGTATGGGTCCCCTGCTGCCGGTCCAGGTGCTCCGGATCAGCTTGCGCACCGGGTCGTAGTTGGGGGCGGACGGGTCCTCGTTCATGTAGAGGCCGGCGAAGCGGGCCATCCGCTTTCGGTAGAGGGAGTTGTTGGGCTCCGAAAGCCCGAGGGACATGAAGGGCTGCATCCCTTCCCGGGTGTGCGCCCAGTCGGACATGGTGATGAATTCCTGAAAATAGGCCCCGTCCCGGGCCAGATCGGTCTTCACCGTTCTCAGTTCGCCGTATTGGAGCCAGTGACCCTCTTGCGCTCTCTTGTAGTCCTCCAACACCGAATCGCCGGCTCCGAGGGAGTGCAGAAGAGGCCAGTCGCTGAAGGTCTCGATGGCGTCGTCAGGCCCGTCGATCACTCCCCAGCGAGGCACGTGCAGGAGGTATCCGCGGTCGTCCAGAGCGTGTTGGGCCAGGACCCGGCAGGCCAGGCTGTTGGCGTCCAGGAGCCGGCGCTGCAGGAGGGCCCACTCGGGCGGCTCCATTGGCGTGTCCACGACCAGGACCAGCTCCCGCGCCTGGATCACGGAGCAATCCAACCCCAGCAGAAGAAGGCAGATTCCGGCCGGCGCGGCCCTCCGCGCGGCTCGAATCGCTTCAGACACGGTCGACCAGATCATTCCTCGTTCCTTTCCTGAAACCGGGTCATCCATCCCGACGCGGCAGCGGCCGCAAACCTGATGAGCCATATCAACCCTGATACACTCTCCCGCCATGAAACGAAGAGCATTCCTCCGCAGGGCCGCCGCCGGAACAATTCTCTCACCCTGGATCGTGGGCCGCGGGGCCCCGTCCGCCACCGTCGAACCCCTCCGGGTGGGGGTGCTCACTCAGGAAAACGGGCCCCATCTGAGCGCCTACCTCCGATCCCTGGCGCAAATCGACGGCATTGAATCCATCGGCCTTTCCGATGAAAGCGGGACGACGTTCGCAAGTGCGCGAGATGCCCTGGGCGCGAAGGTGACCACCTTTCGGGACCACGACCGGATGCTGCGGGAGTTCCGGCCCCGCGCGGCCGTCATCAGCCTGGCCGCCCACAAGGCTCCACCCGTGATCCGCAAGACCCTGGAGGCCGGCTGCCACATCCTGGCCGAAAAACCCTCCTGCACCCGGGCCGAAGACTTCGAGCCCCTGGTCCGGCTCGCCGAGACCAGGAAGCTGACGCTCACGCTGGCCTTCTACCTGCGGGCGAATCCGGGAGCCGTCAAGGCCCGGGAACTGGTGCGTTCCGGTTTCATCGGCAAACCCTACGCGGCGCATCTGCTGGTGGTGGCGGATCAGACCCGTCTCACCCGCCCGGCGTTCCACCGTTCCTGGCTCGCCTCGCGAGACACGGCCGGCGGAGGAAACCTGATCTGGCTGGGAATCCACTACGTGGACCTGCTCCAGCATCTGACGCAGGACCGCATCGAACGGGTCTCCGCCATGACCCGCAACGTGGGGGGCCAGCCCATCGACGTCGAGGACGCGGTGGGGGTCACCTTCCAGTCCCGGAAGGGGATGGTGGGAACGTACCACGGCGGTTACTATCTCGATCGGGGTTACCACCTTGGACTGACCCTCTGGGGCTCCAAGGGATGGCTCCGCTTCGACGAGGACAACTCGCCTCTGGAGTGGTACTCGACTCATCCCGATGCTCCCAAAGGGGTCCAGTCGTTTCCCTTTGCCTACGAGGTCGGGCCCTACCACGGTATCGTGGAGGCGGTTCTGGACGCGGCCCGGGGCACGGGCCCGCCGCCGGCCACCGGCGAGGAGTGCCTTCACGTCCTGAAATCCATCTTCAGCGCCTACGAGGCGGCCCGGACCGGACGGGCTCAAGACGTCCTCTGACGGGGCGGATCACGACTCCTTCAGGAAGTCGTGCACGATCTCCGCGAAGCCTTCGGTGTAGTCGGTTTCCATGTAGTACGCGCCCAAGTACTCCCGGGGAGCGAAGTCGGTCAGATCGTAGATGGGTGAGGGATCGAACTGCACGACCCCGTCGCCGGCCCGGCAGACGTGGACGGTCACGTCCGAGGAGCACTTGGCCCCGTCGATGACCTGGAGAACGTCGAATCCCTTGCCGTCCACCCTGGGAATCGCCTTCAAGCGCCAGGACGGCGCCATTGCGGGCAGGCTCTCCGGGTCGGCCGCGCGGTGCATCGTGGAGCGGATCGCCAGGATCGAGGCGCCGGCCAGCCGAGTGTCCGTGTACATGACCCGCTCGTCCATTCCCACCCGAATGTCGGAATAGACCTTGGGCGTGCCGTAGATTTCCCGCCCCGCCGGGATGCTGGACTTGGAGTTGAGAAACGCGATGGGCGCAAAGTAGCCCGGCTGTCCCCGGTAGCTGCACTTGACGGTGAGCACACTCTCCAGAAACCCCCCGTAGTTGGCCGTCCAGGTCGCGTCGATGCCGATGGCGGCACAGTTGCCGTCCGGGTCGGGCTCGAAACACCAGGGGAGGACCCGGTCCAACGCCCCCGGGTCCGCCCGAAAGCAGACGATTTGGATGCGGACGTTCCGGTAACGGGCCGGAAGCGGAGGATAATAGGGAGAAAAGGCCGGCATGTTGGCGATCTGATCCCTTGGAATGGTCATGGCTGATCTTCCTTTTTCAGTTCGTGGCGCGATTTCCGAAACACCCGGGGTTGGCGACATGTTCGGGACGCCTTCCCTGGAGTACGTCCAGGATGCCTTGGGCGGCCATCAGGGAGGCGCGTTCCAAAGCGCTGTCCGTCAAGCCGGAGATGTGAGGGGTCAACAGGGTGTTGGGTGTTCGGCAGAGGGGATGATCCGCAGGCAGGGGTTCCTCTTCGAAGACATCCAGGGCCGCCCCGGCCAGCCGGCCCTCCCGCAGCGCCCGGGCCAGGGCCGCCTCGTCGATGACGGGTCCTCTGGAGGTGTTCACCAGCCGGCAGCCGGGCTTCATCAGCTTCAGGCGTTCCTGGTTGATGAGATGGCGCGTCGCACCACTCAGCGGAACGTGAAGGCTGATGAAGTCGGCCCAGGCCAGAAGAGCCTCCAGCGACTCCTCGAAAACGGCCGCGCCCATCGCCGAACCGGGTGGCAGGAACGGGTCGTAGGCGCGAACCTGCATGCCGAATCCACCGGAGGCGATCCCGGCCACGCGGCTGCCGATGCGGCCCAGGCCGATCAGGCCCAGGTTTTTCCCGGCAAGCTCCACCCCCTGGTATCGATTGCGGTCCTCCATGGTTCCGGAGCGGATGGCGTGGCTGGAGGGATAGATCTGCCGGGAGAGAGCCAACATCAGCGCCATGGCGTGTTCGGCCACGGTCCGGCCGTTGGAACCGGGCGTGAACACGACGGGAAGGCCTCTGGAGGTGGCCGCCTCGCAGTCGATGTTGTCCGTACCGACCCCATGCTTGCCGATCACCTTGAGGCGGGGTGCGTTTCGAATATCTTCGGCGTCTACCTGAAAGAGGCGCACCAGGGCCGCGTCGGCTTCCCGGAAGGCGGCCCGATGAGGTGCTGACCCTTCGGCGTCCGGCTCCGGCGGCACGGTGATCCCTTCTTCCCAAGGGGTCCGGCAATGGCAGTGCCGGCGCAGCAACTCCACCCCGGGGGAAGCGATGGGTTCGGGGATGAAGACGGTGGGTTTCATTCTTTTCTGGGGGGAGTCGCCGAAACGCCCTGCAATCCCCCGTTCACCTGGAACACCTGCCCGGTGATCCAGGACGCTTCGGACCCGCACAGGAAGGCGACCATGGAAGCGACGTCCCG
This window of the Acidobacteriota bacterium genome carries:
- a CDS encoding hydroxyacid dehydrogenase gives rise to the protein MKPTVFIPEPIASPGVELLRRHCHCRTPWEEGITVPPEPDAEGSAPHRAAFREADAALVRLFQVDAEDIRNAPRLKVIGKHGVGTDNIDCEAATSRGLPVVFTPGSNGRTVAEHAMALMLALSRQIYPSSHAIRSGTMEDRNRYQGVELAGKNLGLIGLGRIGSRVAGIASGGFGMQVRAYDPFLPPGSAMGAAVFEESLEALLAWADFISLHVPLSGATRHLINQERLKLMKPGCRLVNTSRGPVIDEAALARALREGRLAGAALDVFEEEPLPADHPLCRTPNTLLTPHISGLTDSALERASLMAAQGILDVLQGRRPEHVANPGCFGNRATN
- a CDS encoding Gfo/Idh/MocA family oxidoreductase, which translates into the protein MKRRAFLRRAAAGTILSPWIVGRGAPSATVEPLRVGVLTQENGPHLSAYLRSLAQIDGIESIGLSDESGTTFASARDALGAKVTTFRDHDRMLREFRPRAAVISLAAHKAPPVIRKTLEAGCHILAEKPSCTRAEDFEPLVRLAETRKLTLTLAFYLRANPGAVKARELVRSGFIGKPYAAHLLVVADQTRLTRPAFHRSWLASRDTAGGGNLIWLGIHYVDLLQHLTQDRIERVSAMTRNVGGQPIDVEDAVGVTFQSRKGMVGTYHGGYYLDRGYHLGLTLWGSKGWLRFDEDNSPLEWYSTHPDAPKGVQSFPFAYEVGPYHGIVEAVLDAARGTGPPPATGEECLHVLKSIFSAYEAARTGRAQDVL
- a CDS encoding acetoacetate decarboxylase family protein; this encodes MTIPRDQIANMPAFSPYYPPLPARYRNVRIQIVCFRADPGALDRVLPWCFEPDPDGNCAAIGIDATWTANYGGFLESVLTVKCSYRGQPGYFAPIAFLNSKSSIPAGREIYGTPKVYSDIRVGMDERVMYTDTRLAGASILAIRSTMHRAADPESLPAMAPSWRLKAIPRVDGKGFDVLQVIDGAKCSSDVTVHVCRAGDGVVQFDPSPIYDLTDFAPREYLGAYYMETDYTEGFAEIVHDFLKES